A genomic segment from Dermatobacter hominis encodes:
- the flgN gene encoding flagellar export chaperone FlgN codes for MDHPPPNRAPALRGRADRPTNAVLEDLSHVLWHQRQLIVDLVYRLEVQKLVLASGMSRWVATAASDVEGALEDIAAMEAVRSSLVEELGPKLGTPPDAGIRALVDAAPSPWDLILTEHHAELLALAAEAESSAGEGRELAHRGLGDVRGLLNEVGGTTASSEFDTQPGRPDALLVDRRA; via the coding sequence ATGGACCACCCGCCGCCGAACCGAGCCCCCGCCCTCCGTGGCCGGGCCGATCGGCCCACCAACGCGGTGCTCGAGGACCTGAGCCACGTGCTCTGGCACCAGCGGCAGCTGATCGTGGACCTGGTCTACCGGCTCGAGGTGCAGAAGCTCGTCCTGGCCTCCGGCATGTCGCGCTGGGTCGCCACCGCCGCCTCCGACGTCGAGGGCGCGCTCGAGGACATCGCCGCGATGGAGGCCGTGCGCTCCTCGCTGGTGGAGGAGCTCGGTCCGAAGCTCGGCACGCCGCCCGACGCAGGCATCCGCGCCCTCGTCGACGCTGCGCCGTCGCCGTGGGACCTGATCCTCACCGAGCACCACGCCGAGCTGCTCGCCCTGGCCGCCGAGGCCGAGTCGTCGGCGGGGGAGGGCCGCGAGCTCGCGCACCGCGGGCTCGGCGACGTGCGGGGCCTGCTGAACGAGGTGGGAGGCACCACCGCCTCCTCGGAGTTCGACACCCAGCCCGGCCGGCCCGACGCGCTGCTGGTCGACCGGAGGGCCTGA
- a CDS encoding flagellin N-terminal helical domain-containing protein, which translates to MRINQNIQAFNAYRNLTTTNTQMGKSLEKLSSGFRINRAADDAAGLVISQGLRAQVSGLRQATRNAQDGISVVQTAEGALNEVHSMLNRMRDLAVQAANTGSNDQAARDAAQVEVNQLRSEITRIADTTKFGNQKLLDGNFGVQPTKLTGTTDAAAVTWAAGDDFSVSVAGGSGTVAVELDAATALDPEDAAAYLTDRIKAALTATGNATDAAAAEKISVSVEQGRFTVSNGYSAAVTLADGTNTPLASDLAITPGVLAAATGSGGVFQVGADAGDQLTISLTAVNATSLGINTIDVSTDASSAITAIDSAIKTVSTTRGNLGAYQNRFESTIANLQVTTENLAASESRIRDTDMASEMVSFTRHQVLLQAGTAMLGQANGLPQSVLRLLG; encoded by the coding sequence ATGCGCATCAACCAGAACATCCAGGCGTTCAACGCCTACCGCAACCTCACCACCACGAACACCCAGATGGGCAAGAGCCTCGAGAAGCTCTCGTCCGGGTTCCGGATCAACCGTGCCGCCGACGACGCCGCCGGCCTGGTGATCAGCCAGGGCCTGCGGGCCCAGGTGTCGGGCCTCCGCCAGGCCACCCGCAACGCCCAGGACGGCATCTCGGTCGTCCAGACGGCGGAAGGTGCGCTCAACGAGGTCCACTCCATGCTCAACCGCATGCGGGACCTGGCCGTCCAGGCCGCCAACACCGGCTCCAACGACCAGGCCGCCCGTGACGCGGCGCAGGTGGAGGTGAACCAGCTCCGCTCGGAGATCACCCGGATCGCCGACACGACCAAGTTCGGCAACCAGAAGCTGCTCGACGGCAACTTCGGCGTCCAGCCGACGAAGCTGACCGGCACGACGGATGCCGCTGCGGTCACGTGGGCCGCCGGCGACGACTTCAGCGTCAGCGTGGCCGGCGGTTCCGGCACCGTGGCCGTCGAGCTCGACGCCGCCACCGCCCTCGATCCCGAGGACGCCGCCGCCTACCTGACGGACCGCATCAAGGCGGCCCTGACGGCGACCGGCAACGCCACCGACGCCGCGGCGGCCGAGAAGATCAGCGTCTCGGTCGAGCAGGGCCGCTTCACGGTCTCCAACGGCTACTCGGCAGCGGTCACGCTGGCGGACGGGACCAACACCCCGCTCGCCTCCGACCTGGCGATCACGCCGGGCGTCCTGGCGGCCGCCACCGGCTCCGGCGGTGTCTTCCAGGTCGGCGCCGACGCCGGCGACCAGCTGACGATCAGCCTCACGGCGGTCAACGCGACGTCGCTCGGCATCAACACGATCGACGTCTCGACCGACGCCTCGTCGGCGATCACGGCGATCGACAGCGCCATCAAGACGGTGTCGACCACCCGAGGCAACCTGGGCGCCTACCAGAACCGCTTCGAGTCGACGATCGCCAACCTGCAGGTCACGACCGAGAACCTCGCCGCCTCGGAGTCCCGCATCCGGGACACCGACATGGCGTCGGAGATGGTGTCCTTCACCCGGCACCAGGTCCTGCTGCAGGCCGGCACCGCCATGCTCGGCCAGGCCAACGGCCTCCCGCAGTCGGTCCTCCGCCTGCTCGGCTGA
- the fliD gene encoding flagellar filament capping protein FliD: MAIDGLISGLDTSSIIQQLMSVEKAPQDALVSRKATVQAALDALGSIRTKLGGLSSAAATISSPSGWGLRSATTTSSSTAVVSAAKGASIGSLTFTVDRLASAHGLRSTDVFATTATTAAAGPLTFTGDDGPVSVSVGSGSLADVVAGINAADLGVRAAAVNTGAGYRLQVTATTTGDGSTFTLAGLTGGTTVTSTGQDAKLVVGSGPGAYDVTSPSNTFSDVLSGVSITAVAVSASPVTVDVAEDVDGMAKQVQSFVDSLNAVLGEIKTRTAYDAATKTAASLNGDPTVRRVAQELIRAVTDQVGASSLGSAGLAGLQITRNGTFTFDSAKFGAAYRDDPDAVQALFTQTATTTGPVTFRGAGNRALSGTYDVVVTSPATAASASQSIPDPLVADRTISVRVNGTVASFDAVAGQDLATISAGLAAAIADEGLQLDVGIDAGQLVVTHRNAGSAARFDVAWDGATWTTAAGSDVAGTIGGKAAVGTGRVLAVPSATAGLGGLSVTVGGSGTGVVGTVDYTAGLAQRVASAAAAATDLGDGYLTGEETSTRSRISSLQSSISAWDVRLTAKEAHLRAVWSQLEVQMGSLQSQSSWLTGQLSALG, encoded by the coding sequence ATGGCCATCGACGGCCTCATCAGCGGCCTCGACACCAGCTCGATCATCCAGCAGCTCATGTCCGTGGAGAAGGCTCCGCAGGACGCGCTGGTCAGCCGCAAGGCGACCGTGCAGGCCGCGCTGGACGCGCTGGGCTCCATCCGCACCAAGCTCGGCGGCCTGTCGTCCGCCGCCGCGACGATCAGCTCGCCGAGCGGCTGGGGCCTCCGGTCCGCCACGACCACCTCGAGCTCGACCGCCGTCGTCAGCGCCGCCAAGGGCGCGTCGATCGGCTCGCTCACCTTCACCGTCGACCGCCTGGCCAGCGCCCACGGCCTGCGCAGCACCGACGTGTTCGCCACCACCGCCACCACCGCGGCCGCCGGACCGCTCACCTTCACCGGCGACGACGGGCCCGTGTCGGTGTCGGTCGGGTCGGGCTCGCTCGCCGACGTCGTCGCCGGCATCAACGCCGCGGACCTCGGCGTGCGCGCCGCCGCGGTGAACACCGGCGCGGGCTACCGCCTGCAGGTCACCGCGACCACCACCGGCGACGGCTCCACCTTCACGCTCGCCGGCCTCACCGGCGGCACCACCGTCACGTCGACCGGCCAGGACGCCAAGCTCGTCGTCGGCTCCGGGCCCGGGGCGTACGACGTCACGTCGCCGTCCAACACCTTCTCCGACGTGCTCTCCGGCGTCAGCATCACCGCCGTCGCCGTGTCGGCCTCGCCGGTGACGGTGGACGTCGCCGAGGACGTCGACGGGATGGCCAAGCAGGTCCAGTCGTTCGTCGACTCGCTCAACGCCGTGCTCGGCGAGATCAAGACCCGCACCGCCTACGACGCCGCCACCAAGACCGCGGCCAGCCTCAACGGCGACCCGACCGTCCGGCGCGTCGCCCAGGAGCTGATCAGGGCGGTGACCGACCAGGTCGGCGCCTCGTCGCTCGGGTCCGCCGGCCTCGCGGGGCTCCAGATCACCCGGAACGGCACCTTCACCTTCGACAGCGCCAAGTTCGGCGCGGCGTACCGCGACGACCCCGACGCCGTGCAGGCGCTGTTCACGCAGACGGCGACCACCACCGGTCCGGTCACCTTCCGGGGCGCCGGCAACCGCGCCCTCTCGGGCACCTACGACGTCGTGGTGACGTCGCCCGCCACCGCGGCGAGCGCCTCGCAGTCCATCCCCGACCCACTCGTCGCCGACCGGACGATCTCGGTCCGGGTCAACGGCACGGTGGCGTCCTTCGACGCCGTCGCCGGCCAGGACCTCGCGACGATCTCCGCCGGCCTGGCCGCCGCGATCGCGGACGAGGGCCTGCAGCTCGACGTCGGCATCGACGCCGGCCAGCTCGTCGTCACCCACCGGAACGCCGGCAGCGCCGCCCGCTTCGACGTGGCCTGGGACGGCGCAACGTGGACGACCGCCGCGGGCTCCGACGTCGCCGGGACCATCGGCGGCAAGGCGGCCGTCGGCACCGGTCGCGTGCTGGCCGTCCCGAGCGCCACCGCCGGGCTCGGCGGCCTGTCCGTGACGGTGGGCGGGAGCGGCACCGGCGTGGTCGGAACGGTCGACTACACCGCCGGGCTCGCCCAGCGGGTGGCCAGCGCCGCCGCCGCCGCCACCGACCTCGGCGACGGCTACCTCACGGGAGAGGAGACGTCGACCCGCTCCCGCATCTCGTCGCTGCAGTCCTCGATCTCGGCCTGGGACGTCCGCCTCACCGCCAAGGAGGCGCACCTGCGGGCGGTCTGGTCCCAGCTCGAGGTGCAGATGGGCAGCCTCCAGTCGCAGAGCAGCTGGCTCACCGGTCAGCTCTCGGCCCTGGGCTGA
- the fliS gene encoding flagellar export chaperone FliS: MPLATPLATFRAERTTVSQERLLVLVYERLVRDLADADDAMERSDRAAAHAALIHAQDIVAELDAALDETVWAAAGELSSIYHYLHGRLVQANLAMDRAALADATAAVTPLLDAWTTAWQRLSAVPSAATSDHVLTGTGSIDVAG, encoded by the coding sequence ATGCCCCTCGCAACACCCCTCGCCACCTTCAGAGCAGAACGGACGACCGTCTCGCAGGAGCGGTTGCTGGTGCTCGTCTACGAGCGCCTGGTCCGCGACCTCGCCGATGCGGACGACGCGATGGAGCGGTCGGACCGCGCCGCGGCGCACGCCGCGCTCATCCACGCCCAGGACATCGTCGCCGAGCTCGACGCCGCCCTCGACGAGACCGTGTGGGCGGCGGCGGGCGAGCTGTCGAGCATCTACCACTACCTCCATGGCCGGCTGGTCCAGGCCAACCTGGCGATGGACCGCGCCGCGCTTGCGGATGCCACCGCGGCGGTCACCCCGCTGCTCGACGCGTGGACCACGGCGTGGCAGCGGCTGTCGGCGGTGCCGTCGGCCGCCACCTCCGACCACGTGCTGACCGGAACGGGCTCGATCGATGTCGCCGGCTGA
- a CDS encoding flagellar basal body rod protein FlgB — MISDLTLRTLQASLWGLDARRSAAEDNVANVATPGFTASTVDFESSLRDAIGRGDPLDVDVDVKASTAPSQLNGNNVDIGDELTGLTETSLRQQLVIRAMNGKYDTLRTAIGS, encoded by the coding sequence GTGATCTCCGACCTGACCCTGCGAACGCTGCAGGCCTCCCTGTGGGGCCTCGACGCGCGGCGTTCGGCGGCCGAGGACAACGTCGCCAACGTCGCCACCCCCGGGTTCACCGCCAGCACCGTCGACTTCGAGTCGTCCCTCCGGGACGCCATCGGCCGTGGTGACCCGCTGGACGTGGACGTCGACGTGAAGGCGTCGACCGCACCCAGCCAGCTGAACGGCAACAACGTCGACATCGGCGACGAGCTCACCGGGCTCACCGAGACGTCGCTCCGCCAGCAGCTGGTGATCCGGGCGATGAACGGCAAGTACGACACGCTCCGCACGGCGATCGGGAGCTGA
- a CDS encoding flagellar basal body rod protein FlgC, producing MRVTPFSGLGAPASGMRVYQTWIDAVGDNVANINTINPAGSPAFQERYVIASSSGGGAGRGASIGGGSFVAGATFGSAEGRLVYQPDHPYADADGMVRVPDMDLPTQMTNLIIAQRAYSANVTVFERARDSYERALELGR from the coding sequence GTGCGAGTGACCCCCTTCTCCGGGCTCGGCGCACCCGCGTCCGGCATGCGCGTGTACCAGACCTGGATCGACGCGGTGGGCGACAACGTCGCCAACATCAACACGATCAACCCGGCCGGCAGCCCCGCGTTCCAGGAGCGCTACGTGATCGCCAGCTCGAGCGGCGGCGGCGCCGGCCGCGGCGCCTCGATCGGCGGCGGGTCCTTCGTCGCCGGCGCCACCTTCGGCTCGGCCGAGGGCCGCCTCGTCTACCAGCCCGACCACCCGTACGCCGACGCCGACGGCATGGTCCGCGTGCCGGACATGGACCTGCCCACCCAGATGACGAACCTGATCATCGCCCAGCGGGCCTACTCCGCGAACGTGACGGTCTTCGAGCGGGCGCGCGACTCCTACGAGCGTGCGCTCGAGCTCGGGAGGTGA
- the fliE gene encoding flagellar hook-basal body complex protein FliE, translating into MPITPISGVTAAFPTTATSPTSSASSAGSAEDFSKAITGALDDLDASQRNTDQLAKAAATGDLERVEDLMVATTETQLMTQLTVAVRNRAIESFNEVMRMQL; encoded by the coding sequence GTGCCGATCACACCGATCTCCGGCGTCACCGCCGCCTTCCCTACCACCGCCACCTCGCCGACGTCGTCGGCGTCCTCGGCGGGATCCGCCGAGGACTTCTCGAAGGCGATCACGGGGGCGCTCGACGACCTCGACGCCTCCCAGCGCAACACCGACCAGCTCGCCAAGGCCGCGGCCACCGGTGACCTCGAGCGCGTCGAGGACCTGATGGTCGCGACCACCGAGACCCAGCTGATGACCCAGCTCACGGTCGCGGTCCGCAATCGGGCGATCGAGTCCTTCAACGAGGTCATGAGGATGCAGCTGTGA
- the fliF gene encoding flagellar basal-body MS-ring/collar protein FliF translates to MSLDAPPSPGTTGPDDAPGDAGRSAATGLTSGAGMTGAAGLKGAAGLKGAAGLKGAAGLKDKVTSLVAGYSRTQKIVAVGAVAAVIVAMFMVTRLSGGTENAPLYTNLTAEDGATVTAALEEQGVPYELAANGTTIMVPADKVDQLRLDLAATALPSDSKVGYGVLDDQGLTSSEFSQQVGYQRAMEGELSKTIESIDVVDTAVVHLAIPDDGAFALDDQKASASVLVRTERGQTLGDDQVRAVVNLVASSIQGLSPDAVTVADSDGNVLAAPGQQLAGAGGAGSSRRQTQQFEADLQASLGSLLTTVVGNKGSHVTVAAALDYDQTNVAREAYEAPAPGPDGQPLRTEASTRTETYTGGATQASGVLGPDTPAAAAGGGDSDYSLEQDDVRYAVNRVVETTNEAPGAIERLSVAVLVDESKVTPTQLPQLTAALNAAAGIDAERGDVLEVTRTSFDTTAEAATEAELDAAEQEVGTADDTVRNLAIALVVLLVSVAALAAYLRGRRKAFRWELEAAAAQALPPGEPAMALTQEVELADVVEIESVEPGATLVVAPPTPAVIEPADPAALQVQQRSDRDAALGELIEHQPEEVAALLRSWLADRRNGPR, encoded by the coding sequence GTGAGCCTGGACGCCCCGCCGTCCCCCGGCACGACCGGACCGGACGACGCCCCCGGCGACGCCGGGCGGAGCGCCGCGACCGGCCTGACGAGTGGCGCCGGCATGACGGGCGCTGCCGGTCTCAAGGGCGCTGCCGGTCTGAAGGGCGCCGCTGGTCTCAAGGGCGCTGCTGGTCTCAAGGACAAGGTGACGAGCCTGGTCGCGGGCTACAGCCGCACGCAGAAGATCGTGGCCGTCGGCGCGGTCGCCGCAGTCATCGTCGCCATGTTCATGGTGACCCGGCTGTCGGGCGGGACCGAGAACGCGCCGCTCTACACGAACCTGACCGCCGAGGACGGCGCGACCGTGACCGCCGCGCTCGAGGAGCAGGGCGTCCCCTACGAGCTCGCCGCCAACGGGACGACGATCATGGTGCCCGCCGACAAGGTCGACCAGCTGAGACTGGACCTCGCCGCCACCGCGCTGCCCAGCGACTCCAAGGTCGGCTACGGCGTGCTCGACGACCAAGGGCTCACCAGCTCCGAGTTCAGCCAGCAGGTCGGCTACCAGCGGGCGATGGAGGGCGAGCTCTCCAAGACCATCGAGTCGATCGACGTCGTGGACACCGCGGTCGTCCACCTGGCCATCCCCGACGACGGCGCGTTCGCGCTCGACGACCAGAAGGCGTCGGCCAGCGTGCTCGTGCGCACCGAGCGGGGCCAGACCCTCGGTGACGACCAGGTCCGTGCGGTGGTCAACCTGGTCGCCTCGTCCATCCAGGGCCTGTCGCCCGACGCGGTGACCGTCGCGGACTCCGACGGCAACGTCCTCGCCGCACCCGGCCAGCAGCTGGCCGGGGCCGGCGGCGCCGGCTCCTCGCGCCGCCAGACCCAGCAGTTCGAGGCCGACCTGCAGGCGTCGCTCGGTTCGCTCCTCACCACGGTGGTGGGCAACAAGGGCTCGCACGTCACGGTCGCCGCCGCCCTCGACTACGACCAGACCAACGTCGCCCGCGAGGCCTACGAGGCGCCGGCGCCCGGTCCCGACGGCCAGCCGCTGCGCACCGAGGCCTCGACCCGCACCGAGACCTACACCGGCGGCGCCACCCAGGCGAGCGGGGTGCTCGGGCCCGACACGCCGGCCGCTGCGGCCGGCGGCGGCGACTCCGACTACTCCCTCGAGCAGGACGACGTCCGCTACGCGGTCAACCGCGTGGTCGAGACCACCAACGAGGCGCCGGGCGCCATCGAGCGCCTGTCGGTCGCCGTGCTCGTCGACGAGTCAAAGGTGACGCCCACCCAGCTGCCGCAGCTGACCGCCGCCCTGAACGCCGCAGCCGGGATCGACGCCGAGCGCGGCGACGTGCTCGAGGTGACGAGGACGAGCTTCGACACCACGGCCGAGGCCGCGACGGAGGCCGAGCTCGACGCCGCCGAGCAGGAGGTCGGTACCGCCGACGACACGGTGCGCAACCTGGCCATCGCGCTCGTGGTGCTGCTCGTGTCCGTCGCCGCCCTGGCCGCCTACCTGCGCGGCCGGCGCAAGGCGTTCCGGTGGGAGCTCGAGGCCGCAGCCGCGCAGGCCCTGCCGCCGGGCGAGCCGGCCATGGCGCTCACCCAGGAGGTCGAGCTCGCCGACGTCGTCGAGATCGAGTCGGTCGAGCCGGGGGCCACGCTCGTCGTCGCGCCACCCACCCCGGCCGTGATCGAGCCGGCCGACCCCGCTGCGCTGCAGGTGCAGCAGCGCTCCGACCGCGACGCCGCGCTCGGCGAGCTGATCGAGCACCAGCCCGAGGAGGTGGCCGCACTGCTGCGCAGCTGGCTCGCGGACCGCCGGAACGGACCCCGATGA
- the fliG gene encoding flagellar motor switch protein FliG encodes MSTVAPGPSPALSGPQKSAVLLMSLGTERAARVLRQLDEDEITAIVAEVTQLRDVPADVVDEVLDEFEVSSRARRHLATGGIEVARELLEASLGSDRSGEIVERLSMSFVSAPFECVRRVDPRMLLSFIRDEHPQTIALVIAHMQPEAAAMVLSGLPETTQRDVAVRVALMDRTAPDVVAVVEGELERRLSSFAQAGDLSSAGGVQSLVEVLNRSDRATERLIFDGLEEHDADLADEVRSRMFVFEDIVGLDDQSVQQILRRVDTKDLALALKGVREEVRVKVTSNLSQRAAETLDEDIALLGAVRLTAVEAAQGEVVRVIRQLEDAGDIVLARSGEEFVE; translated from the coding sequence ATGAGCACCGTCGCCCCCGGTCCCTCGCCGGCGCTGAGCGGACCGCAGAAGTCGGCGGTGCTGCTGATGTCGCTCGGCACCGAGCGCGCCGCCCGCGTGCTGCGCCAGCTCGACGAGGACGAGATCACCGCCATCGTCGCCGAGGTCACCCAGCTCCGCGACGTCCCGGCCGACGTGGTCGACGAGGTCCTCGACGAGTTCGAGGTCAGCTCCCGCGCCCGTCGACACCTGGCGACCGGCGGCATCGAGGTCGCCCGCGAGCTGCTCGAGGCCAGCCTCGGCAGCGACCGCTCCGGCGAGATCGTGGAGCGCCTGTCGATGTCGTTCGTGAGCGCGCCGTTCGAGTGCGTGCGCCGGGTGGACCCGCGCATGCTGCTCTCGTTCATCCGCGACGAGCACCCGCAGACGATCGCCCTGGTCATCGCCCACATGCAGCCCGAGGCCGCGGCCATGGTGCTGTCGGGCCTGCCCGAGACGACCCAGCGCGACGTGGCCGTCCGCGTGGCGCTGATGGACCGCACCGCCCCCGACGTGGTGGCGGTGGTCGAGGGCGAGCTCGAACGGCGCCTGTCGTCGTTCGCCCAGGCCGGGGACCTGTCCTCGGCCGGCGGCGTGCAGTCCCTCGTGGAGGTGCTGAACCGCTCCGACCGGGCGACCGAGCGGCTCATCTTCGACGGCCTCGAGGAGCACGACGCCGATCTCGCCGACGAGGTGCGCTCCCGGATGTTCGTGTTCGAGGACATCGTCGGGCTCGACGACCAGTCCGTGCAGCAGATCCTGCGCCGGGTCGACACCAAGGACCTGGCGCTCGCCCTCAAGGGCGTCCGCGAGGAGGTCCGCGTCAAGGTCACGTCGAACCTGTCGCAGCGGGCGGCCGAGACGCTCGACGAGGACATCGCGCTGCTGGGCGCCGTCCGCCTCACCGCGGTGGAGGCGGCCCAGGGCGAGGTCGTCCGGGTGATCCGCCAGCTCGAGGACGCCGGCGACATCGTGCTCGCCCGCTCCGGCGAGGAGTTCGTCGAGTGA
- a CDS encoding FliH/SctL family protein, translating into MTVAEPDVRPMELPLLPDDLGAGAGDEPDLDEGAGARLIGFAAGHREGCAAGRAEGFAAGVEEGRAAALAEAAERAEQLAGAVADALAEQRSRWDADAERVADAVTDLAMAVAAAVLDREVSSVDDAALDAVRRALRVLPDTTDATGAVLHLHPDDAEAFAGHPALPDVRVVADPDVGPGGCRLHVRDTDVDAGIAIALERVREVLTS; encoded by the coding sequence GTGACGGTGGCCGAGCCCGACGTGCGCCCGATGGAGCTGCCGCTGCTGCCCGACGACCTGGGCGCAGGCGCCGGCGACGAGCCGGACCTCGACGAGGGTGCCGGGGCGAGGCTGATCGGCTTCGCCGCCGGGCACCGCGAGGGCTGCGCGGCCGGGCGCGCCGAGGGCTTCGCGGCGGGGGTCGAGGAGGGGCGCGCCGCCGCGCTGGCCGAGGCCGCCGAGCGGGCGGAGCAGCTGGCCGGCGCGGTCGCGGACGCCCTGGCCGAGCAGCGGAGCCGCTGGGACGCCGACGCCGAGCGCGTCGCCGATGCCGTCACGGACCTGGCGATGGCGGTGGCCGCCGCCGTCCTCGACCGTGAGGTCTCGTCGGTCGACGACGCCGCGCTCGACGCCGTCCGGCGGGCGCTGCGGGTCCTCCCCGACACGACCGACGCCACCGGCGCCGTGCTGCACCTGCACCCCGACGACGCCGAGGCGTTCGCCGGGCACCCGGCGCTGCCCGACGTCCGGGTCGTGGCCGATCCCGACGTCGGGCCCGGCGGCTGCCGGCTCCACGTGCGCGACACCGACGTCGACGCCGGCATCGCGATCGCCCTGGAGCGGGTCCGGGAGGTGCTGACGTCGTGA
- a CDS encoding FliI/YscN family ATPase: MSTSVVDRDRLAAAARPVIRGRVRRVVGLGIETAGVDAAIGEVLHIGGGPDPVRAEVVALGESGPTAMALGELDGLRIGDPVVATGGPLSAPIGEELRGRVLDGLGRPIDGGPPIGHLPHVPLSAPTPHPLERPLVRTPVHVGVRALDALVPLGRGQRIGILAGSGVGKSSLLSMIVRGTDADVSVLALVGERGREVREFIDCDLGPEGLARAVVVVATSDAPALVRRNAAFVATRIAESFRDRGAHVNLLMDSLTRVAMAQREIGLSAGEPPATRGYPPSTFGLLPRLLERAGTSQDGSITGIYTVLVEGDDLNDPVGDTARSILDGHVSLSRALADAGHFPSIDVLASISRVSGAVTDERQRALARDLRRLLAAWRDAKDLVDIGAYQAGADPDVDRALLLRHEIDAFLQQGLDEPSRPGEVWDRLEQLLTGTIAAPAATQGAV; this comes from the coding sequence GTGAGCACCTCCGTCGTCGACCGCGACCGGCTCGCCGCTGCCGCGCGCCCGGTCATCCGGGGCCGCGTCAGGCGCGTGGTCGGGCTCGGCATCGAGACCGCCGGCGTCGACGCCGCGATCGGTGAGGTGCTCCACATCGGTGGCGGTCCCGACCCGGTCCGGGCCGAGGTCGTCGCGCTCGGCGAGAGCGGGCCGACGGCCATGGCCCTGGGCGAGCTGGACGGCCTGCGGATCGGCGACCCCGTCGTCGCCACCGGCGGTCCGCTCAGCGCCCCGATCGGCGAGGAGCTGCGCGGCCGGGTGCTCGACGGCCTCGGCCGGCCGATCGACGGCGGTCCGCCGATCGGCCACCTGCCGCACGTCCCGCTCAGCGCACCGACGCCCCACCCGCTCGAGCGGCCGCTGGTCCGCACGCCGGTGCACGTGGGCGTGCGGGCGCTCGACGCCCTCGTGCCCCTCGGCCGCGGCCAGCGCATCGGCATCCTCGCCGGCTCCGGCGTCGGCAAGTCCTCGCTGCTGTCGATGATCGTCCGGGGCACCGACGCCGACGTCTCGGTGCTGGCCCTCGTCGGCGAGCGCGGCCGCGAGGTGCGGGAGTTCATCGACTGCGACCTCGGACCCGAGGGCCTGGCCCGGGCCGTCGTCGTCGTCGCCACATCCGACGCCCCGGCCCTCGTCCGCCGCAACGCCGCCTTCGTGGCCACCCGGATCGCCGAGTCGTTCCGGGACCGGGGCGCCCACGTGAACCTCCTCATGGACTCGCTGACCCGCGTCGCCATGGCGCAGCGCGAGATCGGGCTCTCGGCCGGCGAGCCGCCGGCGACCCGGGGCTACCCGCCGTCGACGTTCGGCCTGCTGCCACGCCTGCTCGAGCGGGCCGGGACCTCGCAGGACGGCTCGATCACCGGCATCTACACGGTCCTGGTCGAGGGCGACGACCTGAACGACCCGGTGGGCGACACCGCCCGCTCGATCCTCGACGGGCACGTGTCGCTGTCGCGGGCGCTGGCCGACGCCGGGCACTTCCCGTCGATCGACGTGCTCGCCTCGATCTCCCGCGTGTCGGGCGCGGTCACCGACGAGCGCCAGCGGGCCCTCGCCCGGGACCTCCGGCGCCTCCTCGCCGCCTGGCGCGACGCCAAGGACCTCGTCGACATCGGCGCGTACCAGGCCGGAGCCGACCCCGACGTCGACCGGGCCCTGCTGCTCCGCCACGAGATCGACGCGTTCCTGCAGCAGGGCCTCGACGAGCCGAGCCGTCCGGGCGAGGTGTGGGACCGGCTCGAGCAGCTGCTGACCGGCACGATCGCCGCACCGGCCGCGACGCAGGGGGCCGTCTGA
- a CDS encoding flagellar export protein FliJ translates to MAYRFRLETVLRVRRIQEERARAELLAARTAEHAATTEHDRRGAVLDAARAAGLPDGSRLQWTAARDHHERLASAVEAARAAEVAAADLTSRSLAHWESAAADLKGLERLDERHRAEWRAEQERTEQKRLDEGAAARARDRRRTTDDGGRP, encoded by the coding sequence ATGGCCTACCGGTTCCGCCTCGAGACGGTGCTGCGCGTCCGCCGCATCCAGGAGGAGCGCGCCCGGGCCGAGCTGCTCGCGGCGCGGACCGCGGAGCACGCCGCCACGACCGAGCACGATCGCCGTGGCGCGGTGCTCGACGCGGCGAGGGCCGCCGGGCTCCCGGACGGGTCCCGCCTCCAGTGGACCGCGGCGCGCGACCACCACGAGCGCCTCGCCAGCGCGGTCGAGGCCGCCCGCGCCGCCGAAGTGGCCGCGGCGGACCTCACCTCGAGGTCGCTCGCCCACTGGGAGTCGGCCGCCGCCGACCTGAAGGGCCTCGAGCGGCTCGACGAGCGCCACCGCGCCGAGTGGAGGGCCGAGCAGGAGCGCACGGAGCAGAAGCGGCTCGACGAGGGCGCCGCGGCCCGGGCCCGGGATCGCCGGCGGACGACCGACGACGGGGGCCGGCCGTGA